The Vigna radiata var. radiata cultivar VC1973A chromosome 6, Vradiata_ver6, whole genome shotgun sequence DNA segment ttaaacatctatatcatatatcatatatattattttgtaattttgaaaataagcattagataaaaagaaataataaaaagttgtcttttataaagaaaaactaagaaaGCATTAATAAAGCAAATAGTAGAGCAAAAGTCTCATCCAAGTGCGAAGAATGTCAACTATTGAGGAAGCACATACGTGTAGGGATTAGGCATTGATGTTTGCATAGACATAACCATATCATACAAATGGCACCGCCAAATCAACACGAAGCTTTAAAGTCATGTTTCATACAAACTACTCATATATGTCAATTTATAACGTATGGATAATGTTGCACGAGTTTTTCTAGaaatgtttttggaaaattgagaattattttttctataaattaaaactatgtataatttaaaagttatacttgaaaatttatataaagagttttgtaaattaattttttaatttaaaaatttatcttctattttctttaaagttttatattgagTCGTAACATGTACTATTTTGATACATACTCGAAATCATTACCAAACTTACCTAAAAACAATAACATGTGaagtgttatttattttattttaaaatgaataagtaaagagataaatatagtagtgttttattttatattcaaaaattaGTTGACTGTTATCCTCTAAAGAAAATTATCGATtcatgtcatatatatatatatatatatatatatatatatatNNNNNatatatatatatatatatatatatatatatatatatatatatatatatatatatatatatataccacgagaaagaaagacaaatattgataaataatataatacaatagTAAAGACAAAAAACTAGAAACAATTATTGtgaacaaaatagaaaaaataatatgtgactatttgttgaaattaaattgtttgctttatacttaaaaaactaaaaaaataattcagaacAAAAGTCAAACATGAGGTATAAAAACAATGAGAAGCACGTTAGACTTTTCAACATCCTAGTTTTCCAATTAACCAAAGAAGCAAAATTCTGAAAGAAaccaaaaatttgaaaaggatTCAATTGACCTgcctctaattttttttattttatttccacaattattattttaattaaaggcTAACATTGAAGAAtgatatcttttaaaaatattaaaaattttacgtcgactaaaaataaattaaattaaatatatataaaagagtacAAACCTTAttctataatataattttacgatgttgaattaggtttaacgtttgcttctaataaaaaatatgctGACCAAAGTCCAACGGtggaaaatttaattgaaaagtgTCAAACAATTCCTAATTTTCAGTATGTATTTCTTTCAATAAGAAAACGCATTTCAGATTCCCAAATATATCTTATTGAGAATCGAGACTTTAATTTTTGAAACgtgaatattttttctaaaagatcCATCTCTCTACCGACATTGAACGAggttttcataaaagaaaattaaattaattacaattaacatgtttaagttaatttatataagttttcttatctaatttttctaaattttttattttcaacttgtctaaaactaattttaatttatgttttctagGTAACGattaaattcattcaaaataGGCCGTAGTGATTCATTATACTCGACAAAACCATTAACtagtaatattaattatcaGGGTAAAAGGTTAAGAACACTCTTATATatcttcattaaaaaataattcttaatcatttaaacttgtttaaatTCCTTATCTTTATACCAttagattttaaatctaattaaacctttataaattgaagtttgaatttatttaaattaatcttatatttaatttatgtaagatTTGTAACATTTCCatctcaaattattattatctaaaatataagattaattaaGTAGTAAGAAGCAGtggaataacaaataaaataatagataatgaAGTAATAAATTGTTAAACATGAATATTTAGGTTAAAGAAGTGAAGAAGATTAATTAGTTTTGAGTTGTAGTAATCAAAGACAATGCTTCACCAAGGTTTTTGGCCTTGATGCCAATGTAGTCCTTGATAGACAAAGAACGAAAACGAGGGAAAGGAGTGAGAAGAAGCAATGGAGATAGTACATAATCCAAAGGGGGGCCATAGAAATAGGCCACAGAGTATCTTTGCCTTGCACTGTTCACCATCACACGATGCAATGCACAACGGAACCTTGAGTTCGACAAGATGTGAAGAATGTCACCCGTGTGAACAACAAGGGTGTTCGGCTGAGGGTCCACGGAGACCCACCCTGCACCCTCCTTGAAGATTTGCAGGCCATTCGTTTGGCTCTGGTGGAGGATTGTCAAGAAGGATGTGTCTGTGTGAGGAGCTAGACCCATGGCTCGGTTTGGCTCAGGGCAACAAGGGTAGAAGTTCAGCTGAACAGCTTCACACAACTCACTTGAACCAATCCACCCCTTTTCATCTTCACAAATCTTCAACACTGTCAGTATCATCTGGGTTAGCTTCTCTGCTAGCAACTTCATTTGCTTCTGATAATTCTCTATTATGTTGCTgtataaacacaaacacagacatacttattagaaaatcaattttatccGAGGTCAGGATAGACTCCAATCATGACTCGtgatatcatattataaaataaattttaaacctaattcaacctCATAAGACCGACTTATAAAATGAAGTTTgtacctatttatatattataaattaactttatctctagtcgatgtaagTATTTTCTAAGTGAAATTAGTTTATATCGACtttttatagtataatttttttataatggtaCCTAATTACACGTTTAATAAGCTGCACCTAAGTTTTATtctttgtatgtatatataaagaCGTTTTGTAATGGACAAGTTTAATGAGAtcgagtttatatatataatacgtGTTTCGTAGTGgttctttgatatttttttaatgctaTGAAGATAGagtttgaatttaataagatttCTACTAAATTATCTGAATTTTCTACCACCGTTGATTCCAATGGGTTATAGAGgttatttaatattagaaaaaactTATACATGCCAACATTTTGTGGaaaaagttatttgattttatcatgTTCATGTGATggcataaaaaaaatgtaatcatATAGCAAATGAGGACAAAAacatcaatttttctttattctttggTTTATTATTGCATCTTGGAAAGAGAAGTGCTGAATATGCGTTTTTCAAAGAAGAATTGTccaaaacataaactaatattGGATGAGACTCTTTCAAATCTCAAGCACAAACTCGAATCCAAGATGATGATGTTGTAAGGGATTCCATTATGTGGAAAGTAAAATTTGATGTTAGCAAAAAGAGAGTAACTATTAGCATATGAATGTCCACGTTGCATGGAAGTGCATGAGATTCTATACATATATAACATTTGTACTTACCAAAACCGTGTATGGTCATTAGGCCAAATCTTTTTGGCATCATCGCATGGAGAGCCCATGATGGTGAATCCTTCATGCCACATGTGCTTGGGGAAGAATGATGATATCCGTGCCCGGCCGTAGCCGGTGGCCCCGGCGGCGGATCGTAGGGCTTTCAATTTCCTGTCGGCGGGGAGGGCAAAGAGCCTCTTAGCTTCTTCTTCAACCTCTTCCACAAGACTTAAGGGTATGCCATGGTTCTTCAATTGGAAGGCACCCCAGTTCTCACAAGCAAGGCCTATGAGTTCCATGGCATTAGGATCCATGAGGTCAATGATGGGTATGCATGATCCACTCCcatcatgatgatgatgatgagcatCTTCAGATTGAGGCCATGCATGGGTTTCAGGCAAGGTCCTTAGTGAAGAAAAGTCTAAGGGGATAATATGATGGAGGTTGAGAGGGTAGTCTCTATAGGCTTCAGAGAGAGTAGTGGCCATTTCAAAAGTTCAAGGAAAAAGCAAGTTGGATTGGTTTTCACAaccttaatatataaaaagaatattgtaAGAACATGTTTGAGATTAGGTTAAAACCATATACAGTTGGATGAGGTTGGCCATTGGACTATGTTGTGTCGGATTTTGGGTTATTAAGAAGGAATATGTAGTTTGAGTAAGACAAAAGAAGGAACAAACAATTTGTGAGTGTGGAATCTCAAgatcttaaatattaaaataagaaagggagaaagaaacctttttctttattccatGATAAAGTTTCACTCAAACAGAAAATTTTGATAGAGAATCCTTTTTGTTTCCCTTTAGCTTTTGTGGACAAAAACAGGACACGCTTTGTCTTCTAGTTCCAAAACCAAATGTACAAGATTGTCTTGTTCCACCAAATAAAGACTTTACATCTGCTCCATGCTAATTTGATAAACTCAAATATGCAATATGATATATAGTTCAAACTATATATCTCCCTTAATTCTTCCATTGCAAATGGCCGGTACCAAtaatattgtttctttttttttaattgtgaaacacattagttttataaaaaaaattattagtcaaCTTTTGTATAAAACCCTACCTCTTGtaggaatgatttttttttttaatattctaatgtaatattattaaaagagaaatgtgtatttaaactatttttaatattattgaatgtATGAAAATAGTGAGTAATGAAATTGATGATTGGTATGCATGAAAGATCTCATTGATTGAGTAAATcttggaaaactatggaaagtgctccattatttatattattgaaggCTGGCAGTGGCGGAGCATAAAGGAGAATTTTTGTACTACAACATAAGCCTTTGCCTgaaaagaaaggatgattcCCATTTGCATGACATGGGGTTCAAAACATATACAAGTTAAGATGGGAATACTTTTGAGGTTGTATTTCAGATCATTATGTACATAATAAGACATTTCCATTTGTTGTTTGTGTCTGAAGTTGACAACATTTTCAAGCTTTTTTTTGCTGGGAGGTTTCAAAGGTGTAAAGTGAAATCATTTGAATGCTGAGTGATCTGACGGAAAATAAGATTGTAGTCAATAAGAACATCATGAGGACAAAATCATTCAAATTCATATATTCAAAGTGAATccagtggaaaaaaaaaaaaaaaacaaaaactaagcTAGCTTTCAAACTTGACCTTTCTATGTTCTAACGTTTAATGGTGTAGACATTGACTCGGACATTTGAACGAAGAAAAAGGTGCCAATTAGACTCTATAGACAAGACTTTAGGGGTGTTACCATAATTACATTTCtgaataatactttttatattcatatatatatacataacttcttatttatttaaatgactttagtctctttaaaattaattcttttctataaaatatatttctttatacttttcttctcaaatttgtcatttttattattgtaaaataaaagacTGAGTTTAGTTACTATAAAAAGTTGTCTCAGTCTccccaaaattaaaaaattataattttggttattaaaattaaatttaggcacccaaataacatttattataatataaaaatatttgttttcagCTATCACAAATGGAATATGGAAACTGGTGAATGTTATTTGACATTATCACCTAAttgtgttggaagttccacatctactagagataagatcaattcatagtatataagtgaggtgtaaatttcaccttacaagccgtttttgtggaattgagttagttttaaagttcacttctaacaTAATATCAAAGTCAGGTTAAGGTCTATCCTAGTAATATCTATCGTTGTTGAGCATGTTGTTCCATCCGTTATatataaaaacctaaaataaaaaagccACTTATTCtgtaatattaaaatcttatttaaacTCTATATAGGAATCGTATATGTCTATTCACTTTCATTCACCAATTAAGAGGTCAAATGTTTGATTTCAAAAGTGTGTCTCTCGTGCGCACTATGAATCTTATAGTTTTAGAAATGTTTTTTCACGTTGGAGTTTTTCTTCACTGTACATCTTATGTCAACACAAAACTTTGATATTTGAATTCAATGTTAATTGCATGCAAGTCctacaaaaattattagttcaaaataaatttgtttaatagaaacaattaataaatatatagtttaaatgGACCAATCTTATATATGGTCATCTATAGATATTTATTTGAGTCTAAATTCTTTTCTGATTTTCAGTGTTTTCTGAGCATTAAAAATACACATGTtgatatttaaaactttttttaatatattttaaaacattaaaataagtgtcaaacaatttattttgaTGGCATAACAAATAAATAGCATGGACAAACTTAACAGAGAATCTAAATTCTATTTTCTATCTTcaacatttaaagaaaaattattgatctaatcattcaattataaatatttaatacttttaggACATGGTGAAGATAATAGTAGATCAAGATAAGAATATAACATAAGAGTGGAAAAAGATAAAGTATGATCTTATCGTATTCAACCATTGACaagcataaaataatttagcttagtaatagaaattatattacagtaaaaaaaaaaaaaaaaaacttgtgaaAGGTAATTATGATGGTGGATTAGCAAAAGGTTGATGAGTGGTGAATACTTAAAAGGGAAATGCCTAATAATAATAACCGTTGTAGTactaaaaaaaacactaaaaacaaTGATAATACTTGATGgtgataattaaatataatagaaGTGATTAGGATTATcgataattaataatgatgGTATAACAGACGTGATGTTGacactaataatattaattgtgatAATGGAAAGATTATTTTTGGggcaacaataaaaatattattaatagttaaGTGGTGTACGAAAAGGttgacaaaacaaaaataatatatatatatatatatatatatatatatatatatattaataaatttatacaaagttacaaaaaaaatttagtttataaaaaattatcaaatatagtGGTGGGTTAAGCTGAAGTAGAAATCACATCTATGTGGGcatttttgaatttattgattttgataagGAAATTACTTGTGTATTAAGATGGCAAACAAATCTGTGGTATTTGTGGATAAAATCTGTGTATTTGTGGGTATTTATTATGTGTGAGTAACAGATAAcaggtattttaatatctgttTCTAAACGAGTCGAGTACGAGTAGTATATTATCCGATTCGAGGGTATCCGTTAttcgcaaaaaataaaaaaaaaataatttatatattttttaattaaatttaattaaaaataaaattatattttattaggttaaatttaattaaaattatatttatatttatatttaatttatattatatatatatatatatatatattgtaattttatttaaattttattttaaaatgtataaaatatttttttgttttttttcggatatccgcgggtactcacggatattttaaaatactcacGAGTATTTTTAAACGAATATCCAGCAGGTAGCGAGTCGGGtagtgaataaaattttattcgaCAAGTCAGGTTGCGGATAGATAGTATCCGTACCAACCTGATCCGTTGTCATCTAActgtgtatatatgtatatggttAATACTTATAATTTATATCTCATTTTCGTTTCTATGACCTTCTTAAtattcattttcgtttttatatttttcttcataataCATTGTTTTTATTACGTAATCTAAAAGATTATTTATCCTAAAGTTTTTGTCTTGAATTTCTAGCTTACTTGtaaatcacatatataattct contains these protein-coding regions:
- the LOC106763690 gene encoding gibberellin 3-beta-dioxygenase 1 encodes the protein MATTLSEAYRDYPLNLHHIIPLDFSSLRTLPETHAWPQSEDAHHHHHDGSGSCIPIIDLMDPNAMELIGLACENWGAFQLKNHGIPLSLVEEVEEEAKRLFALPADRKLKALRSAAGATGYGRARISSFFPKHMWHEGFTIMGSPCDDAKKIWPNDHTRFCNIIENYQKQMKLLAEKLTQMILTVLKICEDEKGWIGSSELCEAVQLNFYPCCPEPNRAMGLAPHTDTSFLTILHQSQTNGLQIFKEGAGWVSVDPQPNTLVVHTGDILHILSNSRFRCALHRVMVNSARQRYSVAYFYGPPLDYVLSPLLLLTPFPRFRSLSIKDYIGIKAKNLGEALSLITTTQN